CATGAGTATGGCGCGCCTGGTCGGGATTAACGTTGATCGGGTGATCTCGATGACCTTTGTGATTGGGTCGGCCCTGGCGGCTATCGGCGGGGTACTGGTTGCTTCCTATATCGGTCAGGTTAACTTTTATATCGGTTTTATCGCCGGGGTAAAAGCATTTACCGCTGCAGTACTGGGTGGGATTGGCTCAGTTCCAGGTGCGGTCATCGGTGGGTTGGTACTGGGGCTGACTGAGAGTTTCGCTGCGGGTTATATCTCGAGTGACTATGAGGATGTTTTCGCCTTCGGTCTACTGGTGCTGATCCTGATTCTGCGCCCGTCCGGTATCATGGGGCGAACGACCAAACAAAAAGTCTAGGCAGTTAACCTTGCTATCAACAGGCATAATCGATGAAAAACATTAAACAATCTCTGGCCGTATCGCTCTGGTTTATCTTCCTGACTTTTCCGCTGATGGTCGTCAAGGTTAATACTTCCGAGCAGTCGGTGCAGTGGCGTTGGATGAATATCCTCTGGGTTGGCGTCGGTATTTTCATCCTTTCTTTTATCTGGCGCTATGCTCTGGCTCGCAAGGAAGCAAACCAGATGGCGGCGCAGAGTGGACAGGATGGGCAGGATAAACCATCGAAAATCCATGTATTGCTGGAAAATCCGGAGATAAGGACCAAGGCAATCCTGGCTTTTCTGGCCTTTGTGCTGGTCTTTCCCTGGGTCTTCGATACCTATCAGAGCACGATCATGATCTCGGCTTTGATCTATGTGGTGTTGGGGCTTGGCCTGAATATCACGGTTGGTCTGGCAGGTCTTCTCGATCTGGGCTATGTCGCTTTTTTTGCTGTGGGGGCATACGCGTACGCCCTGCTCAATTACCACTTCGGACTCGGTTTCTGGACCTGCCTGCCCCTGGGTGCTGCTTTTGGCGGGCTGTTCGGCGTAGTGCTCGGATTTCCGATCCTGCGACTGCGCGGCGACTATCTGGCTATCGTTACCCTGGGTTTTGGATCGATCGTTAAAATTGTTCTTGAGAACTGGAGCGATTTTTCTTTCGGCCCCAGCGGAATAGCCAACATCGAAAGGCCGGGCCTGTTCGGCATGCAGATGGATATTGCCGGTTCAACGACTTACATCTACTACATCATGATCGCGATGGTGATCCTGACTATTGTTGTGACCGGCCGGCTGAAAAATTCACGCATCGGCCGCGCCTGGATCGCCCTGCGAGAAGATGAGATCGCCTGCGTCGCCATGGGGATTGACATGGCGCGCACCAAACTGTCGGCCTACGCGCTTGGTGCCTGCTGGGCGGGGATGGTTGGGGTTCTGTTTGCGGCCAAGACCACCTTTATTAACCCTGCCAGTTTCACTTTCATGGAATCGGCCATCATCCTCTCAATCGTTGTTCTTGGCGGAATGGGGTCGATCCTTGGCGTCATTCTCGGGGCAATGATTTTGATCCTGCTGCCCGAGTATCTGCGCGCGTTCTCCGAATATCGGATGCTTATTTTCGGAGCTGCCATGGTGCTGATGATGATTTTCCGCCCACAGGGAATCATCAGTAATATCCGTCAGAAATATGAATTCAAGGGATTGAAGGAAAAATCAGAAAATGTCTGATACTGCTAAGCACGTATTACTCGAGGTTAAGGGCCTGTCCATGGACTTCGGTGGATTGCGCGCCGTAGATTCGATAGACCTGAGCGTCTCTGAAGGCGAAATCGCGGCCCTGATCGGTCCAAATGGCGCAGGGAAAACTACATTTTTCAACTGTGTTACCGGCATATATACTCCGACTCAGGGGGATATCCTGATTCATCCCAAAGGGCAACCGACGCGGCGCGTTAACGGAAAAAAGCCGAACATCGTGACCGCCCTCGGGATGGCACGTACCTTTCAGAACATCCGGCTCTTCTCCGATATGACGGTGCTCGAAAATGTCATGATCGGTCGGCATTGCCGAACCAAAACCGGTTTGGTCGGAGCCATTCTGCGTGGCGCCGCAGTCCGCAAAGAGGAACAGGAGATCGTCGAGTCCGCCTACGATCTGCTTGAAAAAGTCGATCTGGCACAGTTTGCCAATGAGTATTCGAAGAACCTCCCCTACGGTGCGATGCGGCGGCTTGAGATTGCGCGGGCCATGGCGACGGATCCCTTTCTGCTGTTGCTTGATGAGCCGGCGGCCGGGATGAATCCGCAGGAGACGCACGATCTTGATGTTTTGATCTGTCGTATCCGTGATGAGGTGAAGATCGCTATTCTGCTGATTGAGCATGACATGAAGCTGGTCATGAACATCTCGGATACGATTCATGTCATGGAGTACGGCAAGAAAATTGCGGCCGGCACTCCCCATCAAATCAAGAACGACCCGAAGGTCATTAAAGCCTATCTTGGAGAAGAAACCGAGGCTTGATGGCCTTACGAAGATCTCCGCCTAACGGGGTTATCATGTTTTTCAGAGTTTTCAGGTGACCGTGCATGGTATCGCATCTGAAAAACATTCAGCCATGATCAGCGAATTTTTTGCTTAGCCATCTACTGTTTTAGAGAGATGAATATGCTTAGATTGCAGAATATCCAGACCTATTACGGTAACATCCAGGCACTCAAGGACGTGACTATCGACGTCGCTGAAGGTGAGATTGTCACTCTTATTGGTGCTAATGGCGCCGGTAAAACCACGACGTTGATGTCGATCTGCGGGATCACCCCGCCGCGTAAAGGAGAGATTGCGTTTAAGGGCAGTTGTATCCAGCACCTTAAGCCCGAGGAGATCGTCAAGCTCGGGATCTGTCAGGTCCCGGAGGGGCGACGGATCTTCCCTGACATGACGGTGGTTGAGAACCTTGAAATGGGTGCCTTCTTGCGCAATGACAAGGCTGCCATCAAGACCGACCTGCAGATGGTGTTTGATCTCTTTCCGATTCTCGAAAATCGGCGGGCTCAGCTTGGTGGAACCCTGTCGGGAGGAGAGCAGCAGATGCTGGCTATCTCGCGTGCGTTGATGGCACGGCCGCGGTTGCTGCTGCTGGATGAGCCTTCCCTCGGCCTGGCGCCGCTGATCATTCACCAGATCTTCGAGATCATCAAGAAGATCAATGAGGAGAATGGCACCACCATCTTCCTGGTCGAGCAAAATGCCAATCAGGCCCTCAAACTCGCACATCGTGGTTACGTTATGGAGAACGGTCGCATTACTCTGGTCGATAAGGCCGCGGCTCTGCTAGAAAATGATGCGGTCAGGAAGGCCTATCTCGGCCTGTAACACCATAAAAATTGACAGAAAATAGAGCCGCCCTTTGCTGTACTGCAAGGGGCGGTTTTTTTATGCCCGGGTATAGGTTCGGCTCCCGGGATTGGTTGCGGTACAATAGTGAAGGAGGGCCGACACATTGATCACTTAGCAATGAGAATTTATATGGAGCGTTTGAAAGGGATTTTGAATCGGATCGAAGGAGAGAGTTATAAGGCCTATAAACAGTTGGCCGGGCTCTATCATTATGAGGCCTTTGATCTCCGTGTCGAACATGTCCAGGGTGACCCCTTCGCTCAGGCCTCCCGGATCAGCATTCGGTTAACCCCGGATCAGCATGGCCTGCCGCCCGAGCTGTGGAATACTCGTATCCGCCAGACGGCCAGCGAGGATTTTTTGGCGCGCGCCGTTGCTTCAGCCTTAAAGCGAAGAGTCAAAGGGTCGCGTGGCACGGGACACAGCGGACAGATCAGTATCGCCACCAGCGGCCAGCAGGTGTTGCGGCGTAATGCGGTGCTGATTGAAGACGGAGGGATTGAGGTGCGTCTGCTTTTTGCTCTGCCAGCCGATGGTCGTTCCATCCGGATTCCAGATGCTCGCGAGATGTTCTTTCAGGAATTACCCCAGGTGGTGGTCGAAGGCTTGAACTACTGCGGCCGTGATCTTACCCCGATGCTCAGGCAGGTTGAGCAGGTTGAGGATCAGCAGTTTCTGAGAAACTGGCTGGTGGGGGCTGGCGCTGTGGCCTTCGTGGCCGATGGCTCCCTGCTGCCTCGTGCTACGGGAGTCGACGACCGTCCTCTGGCTGAAGGAATTCGTTTCTGTTCGCCTGAAAGTCTGCGCTGCCAGGTAACTCTCCCACATCGGGGTTTGATCAGCGGGATGTGTCTTCCGCAGGGAGTGAGCCTGATTGTCGGCGGTGGATTTCACGGCAAGTCAACGCTGCTGCAGGCTCTGGAGCGCGGGGTTTATAATCATCTCCCGGGAGATGGGCGTGAACTCGTGGTGACGACCCCGACGGCGGTCAAGATCCGCGCCGAGGATCATCGTGCGATCCATCAGGTCGACATCACCCCCTTTATTAACCATCTCCCCGGCGCACGCCCGACCGACTGCTTTTCAACCGGTAATGCCAGCGGCAGCACCTCACAAGCCGCGAATATTATCGAAGCGCTGGAATGCGAAGCCGCCTGTCTACTGATCGACGAAGATAGCTCTGCGACCAACTTCATGATCCGGGATCAACGTATGCAGCAGCTGGTCAGTGACGCGCAGGAGCCGATCACACCACTGTTGCAGCGGGTCCGTGAGCTGTATGAGGAGGCAGGGGTCTCGAGCATTATCGTAATGGGGGGCTCTGGCGATTATTTGTCGGTTGCTGACCGGGTGCTTCAGCTGGATAATTATCAGGTGCTTGATGTGAGCAGTCGGGCGGCAGACCTGGCCGGCGAAGGTCCGTTACCAATCGCCTCATCCCCGGCGTTACGGCAGCGGCGTCCCCGCTGGCTGCCTGTAGAATGGTTTGATGCGCGGCGCGCGGATGGGAAACCTCAGATTGTGACGCGAGCTGACGGGCTGCTCGATTATGGGCGTCAGCATATCGATTTGAGCAGGGTTGAACAGCTGGTGGATGAGGACCAGCTAGAAACTATCGGACGCCTGCTTGAGTATTATGGGCGTCATTATCCGCTTCACCCTGGTGGCATGCTCGCCGGTTTGCGCCAGTCTCTGCGTGATGCTGAAGAGCAGGGGCTCGATATTCTTTCACCATGGAAGGTCGGGCATCTGGCGCTGCCACGACTTTATGAACTGGTCGCGGCCGCCAACCGCATGCGGCCCGGAGTCAGTCTTTAGCCCTTCCTTGTTATTCAGCGCTTGATGAGCTGGGCCAGTTTCAACAATGACCCCTGCCGGGTCGAGAGTGCACCCTGCGGGCAAAGTTCCTGACAACAGAAGCAGCGGATACAGGTTTTATAATTGATTCTCAGCAGCTGTTCCTTAATGGCCATCGCTTCTGGTGGGCAATGCGAAACGCAAATACCACAGCGCGTGCAGAGTTGATGGTTCGGGGCCGGGCGTGCGGTCAGGGCCTGCTTGAGCAGGCGCTGCATAAAGGCTGGCATGCGGCCGTTGATATCGGTATTTTTTGCGGCCTTGAATCCGGTGATACGGAGCTCGGTCAGGCTACCGCCGACAATCTCAACGTCTTTCAGCGCCGCGCCCCGGCGTCCGGTTTCGAGGGCCAGTTTCTGTGTCCAGACCTGGCCCGGCTGGAGGCCGACCAGTTCCACCGCCACCGCATCGACCGCGAGGGGGGTGTCGCCGGCCAACAAGACACCGATCTGTACCGGGTCTCCGCTGCCGGGGCCATCGCCCTCCATGCCGACCACGGCATCGACAATTGTCAAGGCCGGTTTCAGTTGTTCACAGAGTTCCAGCAGCATCAGCGCAAAGAGCGTCTTGTCACTGCCGGCCTGCAAGTGCAGGCGCGGTTTACGCAACCCGATCATCGCCCCGAACATGTTTTTGACGGCGCAGGTCAGTCCCATCATCTGGTGGGTTTTAAGCTTCGGCAGGTTGATCACCACATCAGCTTCAAGGAGCTCGCCTGCGACCTCAAGTTTTTGAAAGGCGCGCCCCTGAGGATGGATTTTAACCGAAGTCTCAAAAGGGCTGAAATGAAGACCGAGTTCTTTAACGATGGCCATGATGCCACACTTGCGGGCGACACTGGCTGCGCTGCCAATGCCGGGTGAATCGCCGACCGAGACGATGCCACCGGCTTTTCGGGCCAGTATCGCGACGGCGCGGACAATTTCCGGATGGGTGGTGACGGCCTTTTGTGCCGGTTTACCTGCCAGCAGGTTGGGTTTGAGCAGTACCTTCTGACCCGGGCTGACGAACCTGCTCATCCCCCCGAGAGGTTCCAACAGCTGTTCAACCGCCGCGAGGGTTTGATCCGGAGCGTAATCTGCGAGCGACTGTAGACTGACGTGACAGTGATCTTTGAGGTCAGATACTTTTTTCATTGGCGATTTCAAGAGCGGTCGCGACCGCATCGATGGCTTTGCGACGGTAAAGCAGGCCGGTGTGGCCAATGCGATCAAGGACGATATTGTCGAATCCTTCGAGATGGGCGGAGTGGGTCGGGACGACCATATTGTCCTTTTTGCTGTAGACATTGAACAGTCGCGTATTCGGGGGCATCGGGCTATCGGCGAGTCTTTTTAGAAAATCCGAGTTCGGCACCAGGGAATTGCTGAGGGGCGAGAGTGCGAACGGAGTCAATTTAGAGCCGGCGTGCGGGGTGCCCAGAAATACGCAGCGATCGACCTTGTTCTCACCGCCGCGCAGTTGCAGATAGTTGCGTGCGATGATCCCGCCCATGGAATGTCCAACCAGATGAACCTTTTCAACGTCAAGGCTGAAGCGCAGTTCATCGACCCGTTTTGCGACCTGCTCGGTCAGTGACTCTTCATTATGGTAGGACGACAGATTGATCGTCACCAGATTGTTGAAGCCCCGGCGCCGCAGGGCCCATTTGAACCAGAACCAGCTCGCACGATTATTAAACAGTCCATGGAGAAGCAGGATCGGGGTCTCACCAACGATTCCAGGTTGCTTTCTGGGAGCCCACAGGCCGAAAGGGAGGAGCAGGAGAGTCAGGATGTTAAAAAAGATTTCTTCGGCGATCAGCGAAACTGCGAGCCAAAGAGATCGTGGTTTAAAACGCTCTGCCATCAACTCCGGGTTGCTGTTGGCATACTCACACCAGCACATGCTATAACTGAGCACGACAATAAGGGTTTCCACCAGCAACAGCGTTTTTAGCAGGATCAGAATAATGGTCATCAGGGTTCTCTATCTCTTCACAATGATGGACGATCTTTGGGCAGAACGAACTCTGGCCGAAGTATGCCACGCGGTTTAAGAGTGGTCAATTTTTGATACTGCGTCTTTGGAGGCGGCGAGATGAAACCGATTCTTGCAGACTTTATCCGACACCTCGAGATTGAACGAAATCTCTCTCCCCGGACTCTCGACGCCTATCAGCGCGACCTCCTGCAGTTTTACCTATTCCTGAGCACTGAAGACCGATCGGATGATGAGCTTGAGATGCTCTCTCTGGTCGATTCCTTGATGATGCGGCGCTACCTGGCAGGTCTGCATCGGAAGAATCGTCGTACCAGTATTGCGCGCAAACTCTCCGCGTTGAGAACCTTTTTTCGCTATCTGGTCCGGCAGGGCCTGCTCGCAGCCTCACCTGCAGAAACCCTTGCAACCCCGCGTCACGAGAGTTACCTGCCCAAAGTGCTGTCGGTTGACGAAGTGACCCATTTTCTTGACCATCCTCACCCCGGGCAAACCCCGTTGGACCTGCGTGACAAGGCCATCTTTGAGTTTTTCTATTCCTCAGGCGTGCGTGTCGGCGAGATAACCGCGCTGGATGTCGGATCGGTCGATTTAGCTCAACAGCTGGCGCGGGTGCTCGGCAAAGGGAACAAGGAGCGTCTCGTCCCGCTGGGGAAGATCTCCTGCACATCACTGCAACAATATCTGGCCACTCGTGGCAAGCCTGCCGCACATGAACCTCTTTTTCTCAACGCCCGGGGGGGGCGTCTGACCCCGCGGAGCGTGCAGCGCCATATGAAGAAATATCTGCTTCTGAGTGGCCTGCGGACCGACGCCAGTCCGCATTCCCTGCGGCATTCGTTCGCTACCCATCTGCTCGACGGAGGCGCGGATTTGCGCTCTATTCAGGAGCTGCTCGGCCACGTCTCACTTTCGACCACCCAGAAGTACACCCAGGTCAGCCTCAGCCACCTTACCTCAATCTATGACGCCGCTCATCCGCGAAGCCGTAAAAAATAACCAGAATGGTCATAATTGCCTTGACAGTCAGTCCTTCTTGGTTAAAATGATCACCGATATCAAAATCAATTACCTGTCATTTACGATTAAAAGAAGGAGAAAACTGATGAGCGTTCTGGTTGGAAAGCAAGCCCCTGAATTTAAAGCAACGGCCGTTCTGGCCGATGGTACTTTGAATCCCGATTTCAGCTTGAGTGATTACAAGGGGAAGTATGTGGTCCTTTTCTTTTATCCCCTCGATTTTACCTTTGTCTGTCCGACCGAGCTGATCGCCTTCAGTCATCGTATAAAAGAATTTGCCAATCGCGGAGTCCAGGTGATTGGCTGCTCCATCGATTCTCAGTTTACCCATACAGCATGGCGTAATACTCCGGTTGATCAGGGTGGCATAGGTCCGGTCGCCTATCCTCTGGTCGCTGACGTCAAGCATGAGATCTGCAAGGCCTATGATGTTGAATTTGAGGCTGCCGGGGTTGCTTTTCGTGGTTCGTTTCTGATTGATCAGAAAGGGACGGTCCGTCATCAGGTCGTCAACGATTTGCCCCTTGGCCGGAATATCGATGAAATGCTGCGGATGGTTGATGCTTTGCAATTCACCGAAAAACATGGCGAAGTCTGCCCCGCCGGATGGAACAAGGGGGATAAGGGGATGACACCGAATGGCGCCGGAGTTGCTTCTTACCTGGCCGCCGAGGCGGATAAATTGTAAGTTCTTTGCTGGATTTACCGATACCTGAAAAAATCGGGAGTGTCACTATTGAGGCGCTTCCGATTTTTTTTGGCCGCGAGATTCACGAGCAGGGGCAGATCTTGAAAACGTCATTGGAAATATATGTTGACACCTGTACCAATATGACTGATTTTCATAGGTATTAACCTATAGAAGCTCAGTAGATTTAGGTATTTTTTCGAATTACATGGAGACCAGATGTCTGAGCAAAAGGGAAAATGTACAGAAAAAACGGGGAAGGCGATCAAGATCAGACGTTTAATCTCCAAGAAGATGGAAGAAGCCTGGACCACAATTCCCCATTTTCATGTGACGATGACGGTTGATATGACCGATGTGATTTTGCTGCGCGAGGCGCAGGGATTGACGATCAACGATTTTATTCTTTCGGCAGTTGCTCTAGCCTTAAAGGAGCACCCTTGGGTCAACAGTTACTGGGATGGCGAACAGGGAGTTGAACTTGAGACTATTGGCCTGGCGTTTGCGGTCGCGACCGATTGCGGACTCTACTATCCGGTCATTAAAAAGTGTGAAAATTTCGGTTTGCAACAGATCAGCAAGAAGGCACGTGGCCTCGCGGGTAAAGCGCACAAGGGGACGCTCGATGAGACTGAATGTACAGCTGCCACCTTCACCGTGACGAACATGGGAATGCTCGGGGTTGAATCTTTTGCTACCCTGATTACCCCGCCACAGGTTGCTGTTTTGTCGATCGGGACAGTCAAGGGGGAGATTATCGTCGACGAACAGGGGGAACCGGCGGTTGCCCCGATCATGCGCATGACCCTGGGCGCTGATCACCGCGTGCTTGATGGTGCCGATGCCTCCGAGTTCTTGGCCACCGTCAAAAGCTATCTTGAGGCCCCGGCGGTCTTGATTGAGGAATAAGTTTTCCCCGCTATAAATGGAAAAATCCTGTGGGCAGTTTGCTGTTCACGGGATTTTTTGTTAATGGCTGAGTGGCTAGCGCACACTGATCCCCCCATCCAGATATTTGATTACCGGGTAGATGAAAAACTCAATGATGCGACCTTGGCCAACTTTGATTTCTCTCGTTACCGTCATCCCCGTGATCAGGGGGATTGCGACGCCCTCAACCATCAGAACCGCTTCCAGAGGTTCGACGTAGGCCTCCTCATAGACCCGCCCCAGATGCTTATCCTCGATACTATCATCCGCCACCCGTTGGAGTCTGTCGCGCAGCAAGCCGTACTTCTAATGGCCCTTCTTCATGCATGTTTATCTACCCAGCATATCCAAAGGGGAGGCAAGTGCCTCCCCTTTGGATATTTAGCTTTGTTGGTCCAGTGTCAGTAGCCCTTCAGGTGATCAATATAATTCGGCAAGAAGAGCGATATCGACGGAATATAAGTGATCAGCATCAGGAAGATCAGCAGGATCATCAGCCAGGGGAGGGCTGCTTTTAAAACCCACATGAGGCTTTCTCCGGTTATCCCTGCAGTAACAAACAGGTTCAGGCCTACCGGCGGTGTGATCATTCCTATTTCCATGTTGACAACCATGATGATGCCGAGGTGGATCGGATTGATACCAAGCTTGACCGCAATGGGATACAAGATCGGCGCCATGATCAGAATGATCGCCGAAGGCTCCATGAAGTTACCGGCAATCAGCAGCAGGACGTTGACTACAACCAGGAAGCCCCAGGATGGCAGGCCCCAGCTGACGATGGCTTCGGCGATGTGGTGGGGTATGCGTTCTGTCGTCAGCACGTGGGCAAAGAGCATGGCATTGCCGATGATAAACAGCAGCATGATCGAGACCTTCGCCGAATCCAGCAGAACTTTTTTGGTGTCCTTGTGAATCAGCGATAAGGGCATCGCTTTTGCTGTAAGCAGCAGGTTGCGGACTAATACTTTCGCAGGGCCATCGCCTGGGTTTTCCTGCCATTTTGCATTTTTGATCGGGCCCATATCGCGGTAAACAAAGATAGCGATGAAAAAGGCATAAACCGCGGAAATGGCTGCCGCTTCGGTGGGGCTGCAGATTCCGCCGTAGATGGAGCCGAGCACGATGATGATGAGCATCAGGCCCCAACTGGCTTTCATTCCGGACTTGACCAGAGTCTTGAACCCGACCCAGGGCTGGGCGGGCAGACCTTTGACCCGGGCGACGATGTAAATGATAATCATCAGCATAGTGCCCATCATGACCCCGGGCAGGAAGCCGGCCATGAAGAGGCGGGCTGCTGATTCTTCGGTGGCGGCCGCGTACACCAGCATGACAATCGACGGCGGAATCAGGATGCCGAGGGTTCCGGCATTGGTGATGACGCCGGCGGCCATTTCTTTGGGGTAGCCGGCTTTGACCATACCGGCGATCACGATGGAGCCAATGGCCGCAACAGTAGCGGGGGAAGACCCGGATACGGCCGCAAAAATCATGCAGGCAAGAACTGAGGCCATCGCCAGTCCACCACGAATCCAGCCAACACAGTCGATGGCAAAATTGATGATGCGGGTGGCGACTCCGCCTGTAGATAAAAAGGTTGATGACAGAATAAAAAACGGGATCGCCAGCAGGGTGTAATGTTCAGATTCTGCTGCCAGCAGTTTGAGTGCAATCGACGCAAGCGAATCATGTGAAAAGAGCAGAATCGTAGTGATACTGGAAAGTCCAAGGCCAAAGGCGATGGGCATGCCGGTCAACAGACAGAGCAGCAAGATGAAAAAGAGTGCGGCAGTGGTCATTCGGAGTTACCTCCCTGGGAAGCGGCTTTAGTCTCTTCAGCCAGGTGCATACTATCCTTGGCTTCATCGGCAAGCTGGAAACCTTCGGCTTCCCCGGTGAAAATTCGCCACAGGAGTGCAAGTAAGCGGAAGGCAATCAGCAGCATGCCGATCAACAGAATGCTGTGAGCAACCCATTTCTGGATGGGCAAATCCTCTAGTTCAATCCCTATGCTGTGCATTTTACTGAGATAGACCCAGGCGCCGAATGAGAACAGGGCCGTATAGAACAGGCATGCGAGCACCGCCGCAGTGCTGACGATTTTACGAGCAGTGGGGGGGAGGATTTTGACAAGGGCATCTACACCGATATGCGAGCCGACCTTGATCCCGTAAGACGCTCCGAACAGCACCATCCAGGCCGAAAGGAGCAGTGTTAATTCCTGAGACCACATCAGACCGATGTCGAACCAGAACCGCAGCACTACCTCTACGAAAACCAGCAAGGTCATAGTCGCCAACAGGAGAACAATGATTGTCTCCTCCAGACTGTTTATCATCCTGGTGAACATAAACTTTCCTTACGTAAATAAACTGCCTGATAAATTATCACGGGCCCATGTTCTGGGCCCGTGACACTTAAACATAGAGTGCTATTAGTTGTTGGAAGCGACTGCGGCTGCGATTCTTTCCTTGCCGATTTTGTTTTCGAATTGTTTCCAGACCGGCTTCATAGCTTCAACCCACAGCTTACGCTCGGCGGGAGTCAAAGTAATAACTTCCGAACGCTTGGAGTCGATAATTGCCTGACGGTCACTGATGGCTTTTTTGGCTGAGACGTCATTGCCGAAGGCGATTGCTTCATCAAGGGCTTTTTTCAACTCGGTGCGGATGTCAGCGGGCAGACCCAGCCAGAAGTCAGCTGAAGTGACAACCAGATAGTCGAGCACGCCATGATCGGTTTCAGTGATGTAGGGCTGAACTTCGTAGAATTTTTTCGAATAGATATTTGACCAGGTGTTCTCCTGACCATCAATAGCTTTGGTCTGAAGCAAAGTGAAAACCTCGGAGAAAGGTTTCTTCAGCGGCATAGCGCCAACGGCTTCATACTGGGCTGCGAGCACATCCGAGGTCATGATGCGGAATTTTTTCCCGGCAGCATCCGCCGGGACACGCAGCGGGCTGTTGGCAGAAATTTCTTTCATGCCGTTATGCAGATAGCCGAGGCCGATGTAACCCTTGCTCTTCATTGAGGTCAGCATCTCCTGGCCAACTGGGCCCTGCTGAAATTTTTCTACAGCGGCCATATTGTTGAACAGGAAGGGGAGGTCGAAAATCTGAAGTTCGGGGGTGTACTTTTCAAACTTGGACAGTGAAGGAGCGGCCAATTGAACGTCACCTAGAGCCATAGCTTCAAGGACTTTGTTATCGCCGAACAGCTGCGAGTTGGGGAAGACTTCAACCACAACTTTGCCAGCAAGGCGTTCGTCAACAAGCTGCTTGAACTTATTGGCCATTTGGCCCTTTGGAGTGTTTTCGGCGACAACGTGTGAGAATTTGATCATGATGGGCTCAGCCATCGATACGGAAGCAGTAGCTACCAGCGCCGCTGCCACTACCAGACCTACGAGTAACATCTTACTTTTTGACATTTTTTTCTCCTGTGTTTGATGGTTAAGTACTTGTTGCCCAAACAGCAACAGTTGTTGGGACGGAACTCAGGGTAATCATCGAACCTTCCTCATTTTTCCCTGAACTTAAGTCATTGAAGAAATAACTTGTCGATTCTGACCTTGCCAGACGCTTGCATCTTTGACAGCACATCGGTGTCGATTTGATTCGACATCTCGCGGGCATAGTCTGCTGCGTCCTTGATTGCGCCTTGGATGATCACCTGCAGATCATCAGGTAGCCGT
Above is a genomic segment from Geopsychrobacter electrodiphilus DSM 16401 containing:
- a CDS encoding DUF362 domain-containing protein; the protein is MKKVSDLKDHCHVSLQSLADYAPDQTLAAVEQLLEPLGGMSRFVSPGQKVLLKPNLLAGKPAQKAVTTHPEIVRAVAILARKAGGIVSVGDSPGIGSAASVARKCGIMAIVKELGLHFSPFETSVKIHPQGRAFQKLEVAGELLEADVVINLPKLKTHQMMGLTCAVKNMFGAMIGLRKPRLHLQAGSDKTLFALMLLELCEQLKPALTIVDAVVGMEGDGPGSGDPVQIGVLLAGDTPLAVDAVAVELVGLQPGQVWTQKLALETGRRGAALKDVEIVGGSLTELRITGFKAAKNTDINGRMPAFMQRLLKQALTARPAPNHQLCTRCGICVSHCPPEAMAIKEQLLRINYKTCIRCFCCQELCPQGALSTRQGSLLKLAQLIKR
- the livM gene encoding high-affinity branched-chain amino acid ABC transporter permease LivM; the encoded protein is MKNIKQSLAVSLWFIFLTFPLMVVKVNTSEQSVQWRWMNILWVGVGIFILSFIWRYALARKEANQMAAQSGQDGQDKPSKIHVLLENPEIRTKAILAFLAFVLVFPWVFDTYQSTIMISALIYVVLGLGLNITVGLAGLLDLGYVAFFAVGAYAYALLNYHFGLGFWTCLPLGAAFGGLFGVVLGFPILRLRGDYLAIVTLGFGSIVKIVLENWSDFSFGPSGIANIERPGLFGMQMDIAGSTTYIYYIMIAMVILTIVVTGRLKNSRIGRAWIALREDEIACVAMGIDMARTKLSAYALGACWAGMVGVLFAAKTTFINPASFTFMESAIILSIVVLGGMGSILGVILGAMILILLPEYLRAFSEYRMLIFGAAMVLMMIFRPQGIISNIRQKYEFKGLKEKSENV
- a CDS encoding ABC transporter ATP-binding protein, producing the protein MLRLQNIQTYYGNIQALKDVTIDVAEGEIVTLIGANGAGKTTTLMSICGITPPRKGEIAFKGSCIQHLKPEEIVKLGICQVPEGRRIFPDMTVVENLEMGAFLRNDKAAIKTDLQMVFDLFPILENRRAQLGGTLSGGEQQMLAISRALMARPRLLLLDEPSLGLAPLIIHQIFEIIKKINEENGTTIFLVEQNANQALKLAHRGYVMENGRITLVDKAAALLENDAVRKAYLGL
- a CDS encoding ABC transporter ATP-binding protein, producing the protein MSDTAKHVLLEVKGLSMDFGGLRAVDSIDLSVSEGEIAALIGPNGAGKTTFFNCVTGIYTPTQGDILIHPKGQPTRRVNGKKPNIVTALGMARTFQNIRLFSDMTVLENVMIGRHCRTKTGLVGAILRGAAVRKEEQEIVESAYDLLEKVDLAQFANEYSKNLPYGAMRRLEIARAMATDPFLLLLDEPAAGMNPQETHDLDVLICRIRDEVKIAILLIEHDMKLVMNISDTIHVMEYGKKIAAGTPHQIKNDPKVIKAYLGEETEA
- a CDS encoding alpha/beta fold hydrolase, yielding MTIILILLKTLLLVETLIVVLSYSMCWCEYANSNPELMAERFKPRSLWLAVSLIAEEIFFNILTLLLLPFGLWAPRKQPGIVGETPILLLHGLFNNRASWFWFKWALRRRGFNNLVTINLSSYHNEESLTEQVAKRVDELRFSLDVEKVHLVGHSMGGIIARNYLQLRGGENKVDRCVFLGTPHAGSKLTPFALSPLSNSLVPNSDFLKRLADSPMPPNTRLFNVYSKKDNMVVPTHSAHLEGFDNIVLDRIGHTGLLYRRKAIDAVATALEIANEKSI
- a CDS encoding ABC-ATPase domain-containing protein — its product is MERLKGILNRIEGESYKAYKQLAGLYHYEAFDLRVEHVQGDPFAQASRISIRLTPDQHGLPPELWNTRIRQTASEDFLARAVASALKRRVKGSRGTGHSGQISIATSGQQVLRRNAVLIEDGGIEVRLLFALPADGRSIRIPDAREMFFQELPQVVVEGLNYCGRDLTPMLRQVEQVEDQQFLRNWLVGAGAVAFVADGSLLPRATGVDDRPLAEGIRFCSPESLRCQVTLPHRGLISGMCLPQGVSLIVGGGFHGKSTLLQALERGVYNHLPGDGRELVVTTPTAVKIRAEDHRAIHQVDITPFINHLPGARPTDCFSTGNASGSTSQAANIIEALECEAACLLIDEDSSATNFMIRDQRMQQLVSDAQEPITPLLQRVRELYEEAGVSSIIVMGGSGDYLSVADRVLQLDNYQVLDVSSRAADLAGEGPLPIASSPALRQRRPRWLPVEWFDARRADGKPQIVTRADGLLDYGRQHIDLSRVEQLVDEDQLETIGRLLEYYGRHYPLHPGGMLAGLRQSLRDAEEQGLDILSPWKVGHLALPRLYELVAAANRMRPGVSL